A genomic region of Alicyclobacillus sp. SO9 contains the following coding sequences:
- a CDS encoding VanW family protein gives MNWTKKLQLGALASIYLVTPSAMAEHTPHRGGAPAHPVRLIEPKTAKGSEVPAPLSPTVPPFGKEDAKKHGLSYLLSQRTTNYYHASDSQAKNMDLLAKRLNNTLVKPGQVFSYYKTVGPYTAQNGFHWGRAFQGDKIVPSMGGGVCQGASTLYSALLRTNLQIVERHQHSLTVPYLPPGEDATVASTYLNFRFKNTDKKPVLITAKTDAEKKWLTVAVWGAHEPQRITVRHKTLKVYPYPTKVRNNPKLPAGTTKLLFPGQSGVKVDTWVELSTPSGVQKRDIGIDTYRPSPRIYETNAKHTD, from the coding sequence ATGAATTGGACTAAAAAATTACAACTGGGTGCTTTGGCGAGCATATATCTTGTTACACCAAGTGCCATGGCCGAACACACCCCGCACAGAGGCGGCGCTCCGGCTCATCCGGTCAGGTTAATCGAGCCAAAAACTGCTAAGGGGTCAGAAGTTCCTGCTCCGCTGTCGCCGACAGTACCTCCCTTTGGTAAAGAGGATGCTAAAAAGCATGGGCTGTCCTATTTGCTGAGTCAGAGAACCACGAACTATTATCACGCCAGTGACTCACAAGCGAAGAACATGGACCTACTGGCAAAGAGATTGAACAACACCCTTGTGAAGCCTGGTCAAGTGTTCTCGTATTACAAGACTGTCGGCCCGTACACTGCACAGAATGGATTTCACTGGGGGCGCGCATTTCAAGGAGACAAAATTGTCCCTTCCATGGGCGGCGGTGTCTGCCAGGGAGCGAGCACTTTGTACTCTGCCTTGCTGCGTACAAATCTACAAATTGTCGAACGCCATCAACACTCCCTGACTGTACCTTACCTGCCGCCTGGTGAGGATGCCACTGTTGCATCCACGTACCTTAATTTTCGATTTAAAAATACGGACAAGAAACCAGTATTGATAACTGCCAAAACCGATGCAGAAAAGAAATGGCTGACAGTAGCTGTCTGGGGTGCTCACGAGCCACAGAGAATCACGGTGCGCCATAAGACACTCAAAGTCTATCCGTATCCAACAAAGGTGCGAAACAATCCCAAACTGCCAGCAGGAACGACCAAACTTCTGTTTCCTGGACAATCCGGCGTTAAGGTAGACACCTGGGTTGAGCTTTCCACCCCGTCAGGTGTGCAGAAGCGAGACATCGGAATTGATACTTATCGGCCGAGCCCGAGAATATATGAAACCAATGCCAAACACACGGACTAA
- a CDS encoding DUF2249 domain-containing protein, producing MIDLDVRAILSAKGNPLKTILAEADKVPIGDQLNLHTTFKPSPLFRVLAKRGFEHSIEQIEKRHFVTHFTRIELK from the coding sequence ATGATTGACTTGGATGTCCGTGCGATTTTAAGTGCCAAGGGAAATCCCTTAAAGACAATTCTCGCTGAAGCCGACAAAGTGCCGATTGGTGACCAACTGAATTTGCATACGACTTTTAAACCATCACCCTTGTTCCGCGTCTTGGCAAAACGCGGTTTTGAACATTCGATTGAACAAATTGAAAAACGGCACTTCGTCACGCATTTCACACGAATAGAGTTAAAATAA
- a CDS encoding lipoate--protein ligase encodes MLFIDNHNDTDPTINLAIEEYAVKHLDIDETYLLFYINEPAIIIGKNQNTFEEINTEYVREHGIHVVRRISGGGAVYHDLGNLSFSFITRNDGNAFSNFRRFTEPVVDALHQLGINAELTGRNDIQVGEKKISGNAQFATKGRMFSHGTLMFDVDLNEVVNALQVRADKIESKGIKSVRSRVANIREFLTEDMTIHEFRDKLLAYIFQGKSVPQYHLNEEDWSGIRELSKQKYRSWEWNFGKSPAFNVQRSHRFPIGSIDVRLNVKDGLIENCAIYGDFFGVEDVADIQERFLGRRVQHSDLQEAIADLDLKQYFGNVTKEEFLSLFE; translated from the coding sequence TTGCTTTTTATTGATAACCACAATGATACGGATCCAACCATCAACTTAGCGATTGAGGAGTATGCAGTTAAGCATTTGGACATTGATGAGACTTATCTTCTGTTTTACATTAATGAGCCAGCCATCATCATTGGCAAGAATCAAAATACGTTCGAAGAAATCAACACAGAGTACGTGCGCGAACACGGCATCCATGTGGTTCGCAGAATTTCAGGCGGCGGGGCGGTATACCATGACTTGGGTAATCTGAGTTTCAGTTTCATAACCAGAAACGACGGGAATGCATTTTCAAACTTTAGACGCTTTACAGAACCCGTAGTGGACGCTCTGCATCAACTCGGTATTAATGCAGAACTAACCGGCCGTAATGATATTCAAGTAGGAGAAAAAAAGATTTCGGGAAATGCCCAATTTGCTACAAAGGGCCGTATGTTCAGTCACGGTACACTCATGTTTGATGTTGATCTAAATGAAGTGGTGAACGCATTGCAGGTGCGGGCTGACAAAATCGAGTCGAAAGGTATCAAGTCTGTTCGCAGTCGTGTAGCGAATATCCGTGAATTTTTAACCGAGGACATGACTATCCATGAATTTAGGGATAAATTGTTAGCTTATATCTTTCAGGGGAAATCTGTGCCGCAGTACCATTTGAATGAAGAAGACTGGTCGGGCATTCGAGAATTGTCAAAGCAAAAGTACCGAAGTTGGGAATGGAATTTTGGAAAGTCTCCTGCGTTTAATGTACAGCGTTCACACCGGTTTCCGATTGGGTCCATTGACGTCAGGTTAAATGTCAAAGACGGTCTTATCGAGAACTGTGCAATCTATGGGGATTTCTTTGGCGTTGAAGATGTAGCTGATATTCAAGAACGATTTTTAGGACGCCGGGTGCAACATAGCGATTTACAGGAAGCCATTGCAGACCTGGACCTAAAGCAGTATTTTGGTAATGTGACAAAGGAAGAGTTTTTGTCGTTGTTTGAATAG
- the msrA gene encoding peptide-methionine (S)-S-oxide reductase MsrA codes for MAEEKRTTKDGDYETATFAGGCFWCMVKPFDQWPGIEKVVSGYTGGTTANPTYEEVCSGSTGHVEAVQITFDSSVFSYEELLDVFWRQIDPTDAGGQFCDRGESYRTAIFYHTEEQRTLAEKSKANLDASGRFDKPVVTPILEAQAFYPAEAYHQDFYRKNPAHYTGYRKASGRDEFLKEYWQGK; via the coding sequence ATGGCAGAAGAAAAACGTACGACAAAAGACGGAGATTACGAAACAGCTACATTCGCTGGAGGCTGTTTCTGGTGTATGGTAAAGCCTTTTGACCAGTGGCCAGGAATTGAGAAGGTGGTCTCGGGTTATACGGGCGGTACGACTGCAAATCCGACTTACGAAGAGGTTTGTTCTGGCTCTACCGGGCATGTGGAAGCGGTACAAATCACGTTTGATTCCAGTGTCTTCAGTTATGAAGAACTGCTTGACGTGTTCTGGAGGCAGATTGACCCTACTGATGCGGGAGGGCAATTCTGTGACAGGGGAGAGTCATACCGGACGGCTATCTTTTATCACACGGAAGAACAGAGAACCTTGGCGGAGAAGTCAAAAGCCAATCTGGATGCGAGCGGGCGGTTCGACAAACCCGTGGTGACGCCTATTCTAGAAGCACAAGCGTTTTATCCCGCCGAGGCCTACCACCAGGATTTCTATAGGAAAAATCCGGCGCACTACACAGGGTACAGAAAAGCCTCTGGGCGCGACGAGTTCCTGAAGGAATACTGGCAAGGAAAGTAA